A window of the Arachis duranensis cultivar V14167 chromosome 5, aradu.V14167.gnm2.J7QH, whole genome shotgun sequence genome harbors these coding sequences:
- the LOC107489791 gene encoding beta-glucosidase 12 (The sequence of the model RefSeq protein was modified relative to this genomic sequence to represent the inferred CDS: added 66 bases not found in genome assembly), whose product MAFHYFQYVLSMILVLSLKSIEAETILNTGSISSSASLNRASFPHGFIFGTASSSYQYEGAAAVGGRTPSIWDTFAHNFPGKIDDRSNGDVAIDEYHRYKEDVMIMKDMNMDAYRFSISWSRILPKGRLSGGVNKEGINYYNNLINELLAKDIQPFATLFHWDLPQILEDEYGGFLSPNIVKDFKEYAEVCFKEFGDRVKNWITFNEPWSFSKHGYADGVGAPLRCSSWQNLNCSGGDSATEPYIVSHHQLLAHAAAFNIYKTKYQAAQKGLIGITLVCHWMVPLYDTELDHHAAQRAIDFMFGWFMEPLTTGEYPSSMRSLVGSRLPKFSIHQSNLVRGSFDFIGLNYYTANYATDAPQLRDANPSFMTDFLVNLTTKRNGKPIGPKAFSNWLFVYPQGILELLLYTKAKYNNPMIYITENGIDEFNDPTLSLDEALNDTNRIDYYFSHLYNIQTAIKDGVNVKGYFAWSLIDNFEWIKGYTSRFGIYFADYKNGLKRYPKKSAIWFKDFLRHKTHGYI is encoded by the exons ATGGCATTCCATTATTTTCAATATGTCCTTAGTATGATTCTGGTTCTTAGCTTAAAAAGCATTGAAGCCGAAACCATATTGAACACTGGTAGTATTAGTAGTTCTGCATCTCTCAACCGAGCAAGTTTCCCACATGGTTTTATTTTTGGGACAGCATCATCTTCTTACCAG TACGAAGGTGCAGCAGCTGTTGGTGGTAGAACTCCAAGTATATGGGATACTTTCGCTCATAATTTTCCAG gCAAGATAGATGACAGAAGCAACGGGGATGTGGCCATCGATGAATACCATCGTTACAAG GAAGATGTTATGATTATGAAGGATATGAACATGGATGCTTATCGGTTCTCCATATCATGGTCCAGAATACTACCAA AAGGAAGGCTCA ATATTCAACCTTTTGCAACTCTTTTTCATTGGGACCTTCCTCAAATCTTAGAAGATGAATATGGAGGCTTTTTAAGCCCTAATATAGT AAAGGATTTTAAGGAATATGCTGAGGTCTGCTTTAAGGAATTTGGAGACAGGGTGAAGAATTGGATTACGTTTAATGAACCATGGTCATTCAGTAAACATGGTTACGCAGATGGAGTTGGTGCACCATTGAGATGTTCATCTTGGCAAAACCTAAATTGCAGTGGTGGAGACTCAGCTACTGAACCCTATATAGTGTCACACCATCAATTATTGGCTCATGCAGCTGCTTTCAATATCTACAAAACTAAGTATCAG GCAGCTCAAAAGGGCTTGATAGGGATAACCCTAGTTTGTCACTGGATGGTGCCACTCTATGATACAGAATTGGACCATCATGCTGCTCAAAGAGCCATTGATTTCATGTTTGGATG GTTTATGGAGCCATTAACCACAGGAGAATACCCAAGTTCCATGCGGTCTCTGGTTGGAAGCCGATTGCCAAAATTCTCAATTCATCAATCAAATCTTGTAAGAGGGTCCTTTGATTTCATTGGATTAAACTACTACACTGCCAATTATGCTACCGATGCTCCACAATTAAGGGATGCCAACCCTAGCTTCATGACGGATTTTCTAGTTAATCTTACAA CGAAGAGAAATGGAAAACCTATCGGTCCAAAG GCTTTTTCAAATTGGTTGTTTGTTTATCCACAAGGAATTCTAGAACTTTTGCTCTATACTAAAGCAAAGTACAACAACCCTATGATCTACATCACTGAAAATG GTATAGATGAATTCAATGATCCAACACTCTCACTTGATGAAGCCCTTAACGACACAAATAGGATTGATTACTATTTTAGTCATCTCTACAATATTCAAACTGCAATAAA GGATGGCGTGAATGTGAAAGGATATTTTGCATGGTCATTGATCGACAACTTCGAATGGATCAAAGGCTACACTTCGAGGTTTGGAATTTATTTTGCGGACTATAAAAATGGCCTGAAAAGATATCCAAAAAAGTCAGCAATTTGGTTTAAAGATTTCCTAAGGCACAAAACACATGGATATATATGA